In Ruania zhangjianzhongii, the following proteins share a genomic window:
- a CDS encoding MFS transporter, with product MSTTTASARRAAAVVFATFVLNGFTFANWLSRIPTIRDELSLRERDLGLIIVVGSLGSVLSLPLSGRVIARIGARATVLVAAILATVGLGLAVTGVASGLPLLLTAGLFVTTMGIGGWDVAMNFAGARVEQALGRAIMPAFHGGFSIGTVLGAALGAVAMRFGIGVPLHVMTVVGLALVAVIVLGRGFLPEPPAEPTPDGAAQHSAHTSFARVWLEPRTLMVGLVVLAAALTEGAANDWLALAVVDGFDVPNDVGASGLTIFLIGMTVMRFLGTWLLDRFGRVTVLRLCTALAIVGLAVFCLVPSMPVALAGAVLWGMGAALGFPVGMSAASDEPMKAAARLSVVSTIGYTAFLVGPGVLGLLADVVGTRSALLVILVPLVAGLLAIPAARPPQTAEQTGAPTSPTAGPASRRVAGHEDGH from the coding sequence ATGTCCACCACCACCGCCTCTGCGCGTCGTGCTGCCGCCGTGGTGTTCGCCACCTTCGTGCTGAACGGGTTCACCTTCGCGAACTGGCTCTCCCGCATCCCGACCATCCGCGACGAGCTCTCCCTGCGCGAGCGCGACCTGGGGCTGATCATCGTGGTCGGCTCGCTCGGCTCCGTCCTCTCCCTGCCGCTGTCCGGGCGCGTGATCGCCCGAATCGGCGCCCGGGCCACCGTCCTGGTCGCCGCCATCCTGGCCACGGTCGGCCTGGGGCTGGCGGTGACCGGGGTGGCCTCCGGTCTGCCGCTGCTGCTCACCGCCGGGTTGTTCGTGACCACGATGGGAATCGGTGGCTGGGATGTGGCGATGAACTTCGCCGGTGCCCGGGTGGAGCAGGCCCTCGGCCGCGCGATCATGCCCGCTTTCCACGGCGGCTTCTCCATCGGCACGGTGCTCGGTGCCGCGCTCGGCGCGGTAGCGATGCGCTTCGGCATCGGTGTCCCGCTGCACGTGATGACCGTGGTGGGGCTGGCGTTGGTGGCGGTGATCGTCCTCGGCCGCGGTTTCCTCCCGGAACCGCCCGCCGAGCCCACCCCCGACGGCGCAGCGCAGCACAGCGCGCACACCTCCTTCGCGCGGGTCTGGCTGGAGCCGCGCACCTTGATGGTGGGCCTGGTGGTCCTCGCGGCCGCCCTGACCGAGGGGGCGGCCAACGACTGGCTCGCACTCGCCGTCGTGGACGGCTTCGACGTGCCTAACGATGTGGGCGCGAGCGGGTTGACCATCTTCCTCATCGGGATGACCGTGATGCGCTTCCTCGGCACCTGGTTGTTGGACCGGTTCGGGCGGGTGACGGTGCTGCGGCTGTGCACGGCGCTGGCGATCGTCGGACTGGCGGTGTTCTGCCTGGTGCCGAGCATGCCGGTGGCCCTGGCTGGCGCGGTGCTGTGGGGGATGGGTGCTGCACTCGGCTTCCCGGTCGGGATGAGCGCCGCCTCCGATGAACCGATGAAGGCCGCCGCCCGGCTGTCCGTGGTCTCCACGATTGGGTACACCGCGTTCCTGGTCGGGCCCGGGGTCCTCGGCCTGCTCGCCGATGTGGTCGGCACCCGCAGCGCCCTGCTGGTGATCCTGGTGCCGCTGGTGGCTGGCCTGCTGGCGATCCCCGCAGCGCGGCCCCCGCAGACCGCAGAGCAGACGGGTGCGCCGACCAGCCCCACGGCCGGGCCTGCGAGTCGTAGAGTGGCAGGTCATGAGGACGGCCACTGA
- a CDS encoding LacI family DNA-binding transcriptional regulator — protein sequence MSERVTLTHVARAAGVSLSTASLAFSGAGPISAATRQKVLDAAAGLGYSGPNPVAQSLRRGRSGIIGVVVGGDLRARFRDPVALGTLDGLATTLAAEGMGVLLLPSEPAGARLLTHSAMDAAVLLSVSAGDAARTLRRRGIAMVRVDSTARGVSSVLVEDEAGMAALAEHLRTLGHQRVAVLTLGWSNRRRQGPIDLATAPRAKVPYTAARMAGILGAGIEPMAVEETTGSLVEEGIRAGHAVLAATPRPTAVVAMSDLLAAGVVLAARERGLRVPQDVSVAGFDGASLPWLAGHELTSVCQPIEEKGRRAAQAAIRLAAGEKVRSVTLGCTLRVGTTTGPAPRTS from the coding sequence GTGAGCGAACGCGTCACGCTGACGCATGTGGCCCGTGCCGCCGGGGTGTCGCTGTCGACGGCGTCGCTGGCGTTCTCCGGTGCCGGTCCGATCTCCGCGGCCACCCGGCAGAAGGTGCTCGATGCCGCTGCCGGGCTCGGCTACTCCGGCCCGAACCCGGTGGCACAGTCGTTGCGCCGGGGCCGCAGCGGGATCATCGGGGTGGTGGTGGGTGGGGACCTGCGCGCCCGGTTCCGGGATCCGGTGGCGCTGGGCACCCTGGACGGGCTGGCCACCACGCTCGCTGCCGAAGGGATGGGGGTCCTGCTGCTGCCCTCGGAGCCGGCCGGTGCCCGGCTGCTGACGCACTCGGCGATGGATGCGGCGGTGCTGCTCAGCGTCTCCGCTGGTGATGCGGCCCGGACCCTGCGCCGCCGAGGTATCGCGATGGTGCGGGTGGACTCCACCGCTCGTGGCGTCAGCTCGGTGCTGGTGGAGGACGAGGCGGGGATGGCGGCGCTCGCCGAGCATCTGCGCACGCTCGGCCATCAGCGGGTGGCGGTGCTCACCCTCGGCTGGAGCAACCGCCGCCGCCAGGGGCCGATCGACCTGGCAACCGCGCCCCGCGCGAAGGTGCCCTACACCGCGGCTCGGATGGCCGGCATCCTCGGCGCCGGGATCGAGCCGATGGCAGTGGAGGAGACCACGGGGTCACTGGTGGAGGAGGGAATCCGCGCCGGGCATGCGGTGCTGGCGGCCACGCCCCGGCCGACGGCGGTGGTGGCGATGAGCGACCTGCTCGCCGCCGGAGTGGTGCTGGCGGCGCGGGAGCGCGGGCTGCGGGTGCCGCAGGACGTGTCGGTGGCCGGGTTCGACGGCGCCAGCCTGCCCTGGTTGGCCGGGCACGAGCTGACCTCGGTGTGCCAGCCGATCGAGGAGAAGGGCCGGCGGGCGGCGCAGGCAGCGATCCGGCTGGCCGCGGGTGAGAAGGTTCGCTCGGTGACGCTGGGCTGCACGCTGCGGGTGGGTACGACCACCGGGCCGGCGCCGCGGACCTCCTGA
- a CDS encoding MaoC family dehydratase, with translation MGALEASSTVGTELFAVTHAVDRARLVRYAGASGDFNPIHWNERFALEVGLPGVIAHGMLTMGLAAGALSDWLDDPADLLSYGVRFTRPVVVPDPDAAEVDIVAVVGAVDADAGTARVDLKVTVNGASVLGKSQAQVRLH, from the coding sequence ATGGGCGCGCTCGAGGCGTCCTCGACCGTCGGTACCGAACTGTTCGCGGTGACTCACGCCGTGGACCGCGCCCGGCTGGTCCGCTATGCCGGTGCGTCCGGGGACTTCAACCCGATCCACTGGAACGAGCGGTTCGCGCTCGAGGTCGGCCTGCCCGGGGTGATCGCCCACGGCATGCTCACCATGGGCCTGGCTGCTGGGGCGCTCTCCGACTGGCTGGACGACCCGGCCGATCTGCTCTCCTACGGGGTGCGGTTCACCCGTCCGGTAGTGGTGCCCGACCCCGATGCGGCGGAAGTGGACATCGTCGCCGTGGTCGGCGCCGTCGACGCCGATGCCGGCACCGCGCGGGTGGACCTGAAGGTCACGGTGAACGGTGCCAGCGTGCTCGGCAAGTCCCAGGCGCAGGTCCGCCTGCACTGA
- a CDS encoding FAS1-like dehydratase domain-containing protein, whose product MTAVSTDYVGREFHGTPPYAVSRVKIGEFAAAVGASDPVHTDPEVARAAGHEDVLAPPTFAVVVAQRAEAEYIEDPGAGIDFSRVVHAEERFVYHRPIVAGDLLHTSVHVDSITTRGGISMVTTRTEIADDGAAPVCTVTSTLAVRGEG is encoded by the coding sequence ATGACCGCGGTCAGCACCGACTACGTAGGGCGGGAGTTCCACGGAACCCCGCCCTACGCCGTCTCCCGGGTGAAGATCGGCGAGTTCGCCGCCGCTGTGGGGGCGAGTGACCCGGTACACACCGACCCGGAGGTGGCCAGGGCCGCAGGGCACGAGGATGTGCTCGCGCCGCCGACCTTCGCGGTGGTGGTCGCTCAGCGCGCCGAGGCGGAGTACATCGAGGACCCCGGCGCGGGTATCGACTTCTCCCGGGTGGTGCACGCCGAGGAGCGGTTCGTCTACCACCGACCGATCGTGGCCGGAGATCTGCTGCACACGTCCGTGCACGTGGACTCGATCACCACCCGGGGCGGCATCTCGATGGTCACCACCCGTACCGAGATTGCCGACGACGGCGCAGCCCCGGTCTGCACCGTCACCTCCACTCTCGCTGTGCGAGGGGAGGGCTGA
- the rpmG gene encoding 50S ribosomal protein L33: protein MATKSADVRPKITLACDVCKERNYITKKNRRNNPDRLELAKYCPRCNAKTNHRETR from the coding sequence ATGGCCACCAAGTCCGCGGACGTCCGTCCGAAGATCACCCTTGCCTGTGACGTGTGCAAGGAGCGCAACTACATCACCAAGAAGAACCGGCGGAACAACCCCGACCGGCTCGAGCTGGCGAAGTACTGCCCGCGCTGCAACGCCAAGACCAACCACCGCGAGACCCGCTGA
- a CDS encoding YajQ family cyclic di-GMP-binding protein, whose translation MASDSSFDVVSKVDRQEVDNALNQTAKEISQRYDFRGVGASIEWSGQDAIVMVANAPDRVLAILDVFQTKLIRRGVSLKAIDTGEDEPQPSGKEYRLAGTLKEGLSSENAKKITKLVRDEGPKGVKTQITGDEVRVSSKKRDDLQDVIALLSGADIDAALQFTNRR comes from the coding sequence GTGGCCAGCGATTCCTCGTTCGATGTGGTGAGCAAAGTGGACCGGCAGGAGGTCGACAATGCGCTCAACCAGACCGCCAAGGAGATTTCCCAGCGGTACGACTTCCGGGGCGTGGGTGCCTCGATCGAGTGGAGTGGGCAGGACGCGATCGTGATGGTCGCCAACGCTCCGGACCGGGTGCTGGCGATCCTGGACGTGTTCCAGACCAAGCTGATCCGCCGGGGCGTCTCGCTCAAGGCGATCGACACCGGTGAGGACGAGCCCCAGCCCTCCGGGAAGGAGTACCGGCTGGCGGGCACCCTGAAGGAGGGACTGTCCAGCGAGAATGCGAAGAAGATCACCAAGCTGGTCCGCGACGAAGGCCCGAAGGGAGTCAAGACGCAGATCACCGGTGACGAGGTGCGGGTGTCCTCGAAGAAGCGGGACGACCTGCAGGACGTGATCGCGCTGCTCTCCGGCGCGGACATCGACGCGGCACTGCAGTTCACCAACCGCCGGTAG
- a CDS encoding FAD-dependent oxidoreductase yields the protein MPTTTPLRVAVVGAGPAGIYAADILSKTDLNVEIDLLERLPAPYGLVRYGVAPDHPRIKGIINALYKVLQKGTVRFIGNVDYGTDVDLAELRAYYDAVIFATGAIRDADLNIPGIDLDGSYGAADFVSWYDGHPDVPRTWPLEATQVAVLGAGNVALDVARVLAKHVDDLMVTEIPENVAEGLRSSPITDVHLFGRRGPAQVKFTPLELRELGHVPDVDIVVYPEDFDFDEGSEEAIRSSNQTKQVVKTLTDWTLREESELTASRRIHLHFLHRPAEILGTDGQVTGIRTERTELAGDGSVRGTGRFEDFDVQAVYRAVGYFGSPLADVPFDPVAGVVPNEGGRVLDERGEQVPGLYATGWIKRGPVGLIGHTKSDASETVRHLVADLAERAEQGTLSSAVDRDPQALLDRLAADGIPYTTWHGWELLDAYERSLGEEHGRERVKVVPREHMTEISRGVGART from the coding sequence GTGCCTACCACCACCCCGCTCCGCGTCGCCGTCGTGGGTGCCGGCCCCGCCGGGATCTACGCCGCGGACATCCTGTCCAAGACCGACCTGAACGTTGAGATCGATCTCCTCGAACGACTGCCCGCGCCCTACGGTCTGGTGCGCTACGGAGTAGCCCCCGACCACCCGCGGATCAAGGGGATCATCAACGCGCTGTACAAGGTGCTGCAGAAGGGCACGGTGCGGTTCATCGGGAACGTGGACTATGGCACCGATGTCGACCTGGCCGAGCTGCGCGCCTACTACGACGCTGTGATCTTCGCCACCGGTGCGATTCGGGACGCGGACCTGAACATTCCCGGGATCGACCTGGACGGCAGCTACGGCGCAGCGGACTTCGTCTCCTGGTACGACGGCCACCCGGACGTCCCGCGTACCTGGCCGCTGGAGGCTACCCAGGTGGCGGTCCTCGGGGCAGGGAACGTGGCCCTCGATGTCGCTCGGGTGCTGGCCAAGCACGTCGACGACCTGATGGTCACCGAGATCCCGGAGAACGTGGCCGAGGGGCTGCGCTCGAGCCCGATCACCGATGTGCACCTGTTCGGCCGCCGCGGGCCCGCGCAGGTGAAGTTCACTCCGCTGGAGCTGCGCGAGCTGGGGCACGTGCCGGATGTGGACATCGTGGTCTATCCCGAGGACTTCGACTTCGACGAGGGCTCGGAGGAGGCGATCCGTTCCTCGAACCAGACCAAGCAGGTGGTCAAGACCCTCACTGACTGGACTCTGCGCGAGGAGAGCGAGCTCACCGCCTCCCGGCGCATCCACCTGCACTTCCTGCACCGGCCGGCGGAGATCCTCGGCACCGACGGGCAGGTCACCGGCATCCGCACCGAACGCACCGAGCTCGCCGGCGACGGGTCGGTCCGGGGCACCGGTCGCTTCGAGGACTTCGACGTCCAGGCCGTCTACCGCGCGGTCGGTTACTTCGGTTCCCCGCTGGCGGACGTGCCGTTCGACCCGGTGGCCGGCGTCGTCCCGAACGAGGGCGGCCGGGTGCTGGACGAACGCGGCGAGCAGGTGCCGGGACTGTACGCCACCGGCTGGATCAAGCGCGGGCCGGTCGGCCTGATCGGGCACACCAAGTCCGATGCCAGCGAGACCGTCCGCCACCTGGTGGCCGACCTCGCCGAGCGAGCCGAGCAGGGCACGCTGAGCTCCGCCGTCGACCGTGATCCGCAGGCTCTGCTGGACCGACTGGCGGCCGATGGCATCCCCTACACCACCTGGCACGGCTGGGAGCTGTTGGACGCCTACGAGCGGTCCCTGGGTGAGGAGCATGGCCGCGAGCGGGTGAAGGTCGTCCCGCGCGAGCACATGACCGAGATCTCCCGGGGAGTCGGCGCGCGCACCTGA
- the rarD gene encoding EamA family transporter RarD, whose product MTAPPPPPPNGGDDLDRRGLAAGFGGYLWWGLLPLYFPLLAPAGPFEITAHRVVWSLLLCLALLAVFGQLGTFRRLLRTPRIFARLALAAVLIAANWVTFVLAVLTGHVVDASLGYYINPLMTVLMAVAVLGERLRRAQWIAVALGAVGVLVIALGHGTFPWISLVLALTFGCYGLVKKQVGAQVPALPGLAVETFVLAPPALILLVVLAATGTGAFGGPGEHAGTPGLTLLLIGTGVLTTVPLVLFATAARRLPLAMVGLLQYVTPTMQYLTGVFLYHETMSATRWVGFAVVWLALVVLSTDGYRAIRAAAPRPRRDR is encoded by the coding sequence GTGACCGCCCCGCCTCCCCCACCACCGAACGGCGGCGACGACCTCGACCGGCGCGGGCTGGCGGCGGGCTTCGGCGGGTACCTGTGGTGGGGCCTGCTGCCGCTCTACTTCCCTCTGCTCGCACCGGCCGGGCCGTTCGAGATCACCGCGCACCGGGTGGTCTGGTCCCTGCTGCTGTGCCTGGCGCTGCTGGCGGTCTTCGGGCAGCTCGGCACATTCCGGCGGCTGCTGCGCACGCCGAGGATCTTCGCCCGGCTGGCGCTGGCCGCCGTGCTGATCGCCGCCAACTGGGTGACCTTCGTGCTCGCGGTGCTCACCGGGCATGTCGTGGACGCCTCACTCGGGTACTACATCAACCCGCTGATGACCGTGCTGATGGCCGTCGCGGTACTCGGCGAGCGGCTGCGCCGGGCGCAGTGGATCGCGGTGGCGCTCGGCGCTGTCGGCGTGCTCGTGATCGCTCTGGGCCACGGCACCTTCCCGTGGATCTCCCTGGTGCTGGCGCTGACCTTCGGCTGCTACGGCCTGGTGAAGAAGCAGGTCGGTGCCCAGGTGCCGGCACTTCCCGGGCTGGCGGTGGAAACGTTCGTGCTGGCACCACCGGCGCTCATCCTGCTGGTGGTGCTCGCAGCGACAGGCACCGGGGCCTTCGGTGGACCGGGTGAGCACGCCGGCACACCGGGTCTGACCCTGCTGCTGATCGGCACCGGAGTACTGACGACGGTGCCGCTGGTGCTGTTCGCGACCGCCGCACGGCGCCTGCCGTTGGCGATGGTCGGCCTGCTCCAGTACGTCACTCCGACGATGCAGTACCTCACTGGCGTGTTCCTCTATCACGAGACCATGTCGGCAACCCGGTGGGTGGGTTTCGCCGTGGTCTGGCTGGCGCTGGTGGTGCTCAGTACCGACGGCTACCGCGCGATCCGGGCGGCGGCGCCGAGGCCGCGGCGGGACCGGTAG
- a CDS encoding sensor histidine kinase: protein MSPEVLAAIASAVAVVAAVAVVWRVLRPRMLLGPSEHRSTYRILHLITLASPPLRAGLPAGAGRAVKHLHAVTGTAALTLADEDRLLAWSGIGETHQHHVPTGAEVAETRVLGPEVITCGDVSCPLRYAVTAPLTTADLQVGAVTAYATSAPPTGLVRAVEEIADFISGQLDLAELESSRAELAEADLRALRAQISPHFIYNSLGAIASYIRTDPEHARELVLDFADFTRYSFRRHGEFTTLAEELKSIERYLTLERARFAGRLRVTLRVAPEVLGVVVPFLCLQPLVENAVQHGLEGRPGGGHITIVAEDVGNEAHLSIEDDGAGMDPEVLREQFAGESGDRVGLANVDERLRTTFGEEFGLVVETAVGAGAKISLRVPKFHPGVYVE from the coding sequence ATGAGCCCGGAGGTGCTGGCCGCGATCGCGTCCGCTGTGGCGGTGGTCGCCGCGGTGGCCGTGGTCTGGCGCGTGCTCCGGCCACGGATGCTGCTCGGGCCCTCCGAACACCGCTCCACCTACCGGATCCTGCACCTGATCACCCTCGCCTCCCCGCCGCTGCGCGCAGGGCTACCCGCCGGCGCCGGGCGGGCGGTCAAGCACCTGCACGCGGTGACCGGCACGGCCGCACTGACCTTGGCGGACGAGGACCGGCTGCTCGCGTGGAGCGGTATCGGGGAGACGCACCAGCACCACGTGCCCACCGGTGCGGAGGTCGCCGAGACCCGGGTGCTCGGCCCCGAGGTGATCACCTGCGGGGATGTCTCCTGCCCGCTGCGGTACGCGGTGACCGCACCGCTGACCACCGCCGATCTGCAGGTCGGCGCAGTGACCGCGTATGCCACCAGTGCACCACCGACCGGCCTGGTGCGGGCCGTGGAGGAGATCGCGGACTTCATCTCCGGGCAGCTGGACCTGGCCGAGCTGGAGAGCTCCCGGGCCGAGCTCGCCGAGGCGGACCTGCGGGCGCTGCGCGCGCAGATCTCCCCGCACTTCATCTACAACTCTCTCGGCGCCATCGCCTCCTACATCCGCACCGACCCCGAGCACGCCCGGGAGCTGGTGCTGGACTTCGCCGACTTCACCCGGTACTCCTTCCGCCGGCACGGGGAGTTCACCACACTGGCCGAGGAGCTGAAGTCGATCGAGCGCTACCTCACCCTGGAACGGGCCCGGTTCGCCGGCCGGCTGCGGGTCACCCTCCGGGTCGCACCCGAGGTACTCGGCGTCGTGGTGCCGTTCCTCTGCCTGCAGCCACTGGTGGAGAACGCGGTCCAGCACGGGTTGGAGGGCCGGCCCGGCGGCGGGCACATCACCATCGTCGCCGAAGACGTCGGCAACGAAGCGCACCTGAGCATCGAGGACGACGGCGCCGGGATGGACCCGGAGGTGCTGCGCGAGCAGTTCGCCGGCGAGTCCGGGGACCGGGTCGGCCTGGCGAACGTGGACGAGCGGCTGCGCACTACGTTCGGTGAGGAATTCGGCCTGGTGGTGGAGACCGCCGTCGGTGCGGGTGCAAAGATCAGCCTGCGGGTGCCGAAGTTCCACCCGGGCGTCTACGTGGAGTGA
- a CDS encoding LytR/AlgR family response regulator transcription factor, protein MLTVLAVDDEPPALDELAFLLGQDERVGQVRTAGDGASALRELDAGDVDVIVLDIKMPGLTGLDLARVLARFRSPPAIVFVTAYDEHAVEAFDVGAADYVMKPYRPERLAEAVRRAQQSLQASTGVADEDETIVVELAGVTRYVRRSDVRYVSAHGDYARLHTAEGEHLVRMPLSTLADRWAGAGFVRIHRSHLVALDQVRELRGDSGRLYVVVAGTTLPVARRHARELRDLLAGLGRERR, encoded by the coding sequence ATGCTCACGGTCCTCGCCGTCGATGACGAGCCCCCGGCACTGGACGAGCTCGCCTTCCTGCTCGGCCAGGACGAGCGCGTCGGTCAGGTGCGCACTGCCGGTGACGGCGCGAGCGCCCTGCGCGAGCTGGACGCCGGAGATGTGGACGTGATCGTGCTGGACATCAAGATGCCCGGGCTGACCGGCCTGGATCTGGCCCGGGTGCTCGCCCGGTTCCGCAGCCCGCCGGCGATCGTGTTCGTCACCGCCTACGACGAGCACGCCGTGGAGGCGTTCGACGTCGGTGCCGCGGACTACGTGATGAAGCCCTACCGCCCGGAGCGGCTCGCCGAGGCGGTGCGCCGCGCCCAGCAGTCCCTGCAGGCGAGCACTGGGGTGGCCGATGAGGACGAGACGATCGTGGTGGAGCTGGCCGGGGTGACCCGGTACGTGCGCCGCAGCGACGTGCGGTACGTGAGTGCGCACGGCGACTACGCCCGGTTGCACACCGCCGAGGGCGAGCACCTGGTGCGGATGCCGCTGAGCACCCTGGCCGATCGCTGGGCCGGCGCCGGCTTCGTGCGGATCCACCGCAGCCATCTGGTGGCCCTGGACCAGGTGCGCGAGCTGCGCGGGGACTCCGGCCGACTGTATGTGGTGGTGGCCGGGACCACTCTGCCGGTAGCCCGGCGGCACGCCCGCGAGCTGCGTGACCTGCTCGCCGGTCTCGGCCGGGAGCGGCGATGA
- a CDS encoding DUF485 domain-containing protein has product MTERQVVTGPRRPRRRARRPATSDIDEQTRLGDVYLRGLMRTQLRLGLTVALSTLGLLAVLPVVFALAPGTTTPTIAGIPVPWLLLGAGVYPLLVGAAWLYVRQSERVEREFTDLMDRR; this is encoded by the coding sequence ATGACCGAACGGCAGGTGGTCACCGGCCCGCGCCGCCCCCGGCGGCGGGCGCGGCGCCCGGCCACCTCCGATATCGACGAGCAGACCCGTCTGGGCGATGTGTACCTGCGCGGGCTGATGCGCACCCAGCTGCGCCTGGGCCTGACCGTGGCGCTGTCCACGCTCGGTCTGCTGGCCGTGCTGCCGGTGGTCTTCGCTCTGGCGCCGGGAACCACCACTCCGACGATCGCGGGCATCCCGGTGCCCTGGCTCCTCCTCGGCGCCGGGGTGTACCCACTGCTGGTGGGCGCAGCCTGGTTGTACGTGCGCCAGTCCGAGCGGGTGGAGCGTGAATTCACCGACCTGATGGACCGCCGGTGA
- a CDS encoding cation acetate symporter translates to MNPTAGIVAVVLVAISTALLGILGVRAARTTSDFYVASRSVSPWWNASAISGEYLSAASFLGIAGLILAYGADMLWFSVGYTAGYLLLLVLVAAPLRRSGAYTLPDFAELRLESAAVRKIASAGVVTIGWLYLLPQLHAAGITLRTVIGTPAWVGPVAVAAVVLVSVVAGGMRAITFVQAFQYWLKVTAIAVPAIILVLVWRADGAPTVAESGPVTFTDETSVQVSADVQVQLPEPVQVHAAGTVDGQEVDGEITLPAGTTTIDAGTEVQFPAGAAVPHADGLRPVDSAGWLFPMNDGHPYALYTTYSLIVALFLGTMGLPHVLVRFYTNPDGRAARRTTVTVLAMLGVFYLFPTLYGALGRLYAPDLLFTGRTEAVVLLLPARILGPEAGQVLTVLVTAGAFGAFLSTASGLTVSVAGVISQDVLNRRISSPVTAFRVGAVLALTVPTLGALGGLNLGIADVVGLAFAVAASTFCPLLLLGIWWRKLTDVGAMAGLIVGGGAATFAVGATIVTGSSTTAAGAFLAQPAAWTVPLAFITMVVVSLLTPNRRPRGLWRTMVRLHTPENLALNRGSWDPERRFRR, encoded by the coding sequence GTGAACCCCACGGCCGGGATCGTCGCGGTGGTGCTGGTAGCGATCAGCACGGCACTGCTCGGGATCCTCGGCGTGCGTGCGGCGCGCACCACCAGCGACTTCTACGTCGCCTCGCGGTCGGTGAGCCCGTGGTGGAATGCCTCGGCGATCAGCGGCGAGTACCTCTCCGCGGCCTCGTTCCTCGGGATCGCCGGACTGATCCTCGCCTACGGCGCAGACATGCTTTGGTTCTCGGTCGGCTACACCGCCGGGTACCTGCTCCTGCTCGTGCTGGTGGCCGCCCCGCTGCGGCGCAGCGGCGCGTACACGCTGCCGGACTTCGCCGAGCTGCGGCTGGAGTCGGCCGCCGTGCGCAAGATCGCCAGCGCCGGTGTGGTGACCATCGGCTGGCTCTACCTGCTTCCCCAGCTGCACGCGGCCGGGATCACCCTGCGCACCGTGATCGGTACCCCGGCATGGGTCGGCCCCGTGGCGGTGGCAGCGGTGGTGCTGGTCTCCGTGGTGGCCGGCGGGATGCGGGCGATCACCTTCGTGCAGGCGTTCCAGTACTGGCTCAAGGTCACCGCGATCGCCGTGCCGGCGATCATCCTGGTGCTGGTCTGGCGAGCCGACGGCGCACCAACAGTGGCCGAGTCCGGTCCGGTGACGTTCACCGACGAGACCTCCGTTCAGGTCAGTGCCGATGTGCAGGTACAGCTGCCGGAGCCGGTGCAGGTCCACGCCGCGGGCACAGTGGACGGGCAGGAGGTGGACGGAGAGATCACCTTGCCGGCGGGCACCACGACCATCGATGCAGGTACCGAGGTGCAGTTCCCGGCCGGCGCGGCCGTGCCGCACGCCGACGGGCTTCGTCCGGTGGACTCGGCCGGCTGGCTGTTCCCGATGAACGACGGGCACCCGTACGCCCTCTACACCACCTACTCGCTCATCGTGGCGCTGTTCCTCGGCACGATGGGTCTGCCGCACGTCCTGGTGCGCTTCTACACCAACCCGGACGGACGAGCCGCACGCCGCACCACGGTGACCGTGCTGGCGATGCTCGGGGTGTTCTACCTGTTCCCCACCCTGTACGGGGCATTGGGGCGGCTGTACGCCCCCGACCTGCTGTTCACCGGCCGCACCGAGGCGGTGGTGCTGCTGCTCCCGGCCCGCATCCTTGGCCCCGAGGCCGGGCAGGTGCTCACCGTGCTGGTGACCGCCGGGGCATTCGGCGCGTTCCTGTCCACCGCGTCCGGCCTCACCGTGAGCGTGGCCGGGGTGATCTCCCAGGATGTGCTGAATCGGCGCATCTCCTCCCCGGTGACCGCGTTCCGGGTCGGCGCCGTGCTGGCACTGACCGTGCCGACGCTCGGCGCCCTGGGCGGGCTGAACCTGGGCATCGCCGACGTCGTCGGGCTTGCCTTCGCGGTCGCCGCCAGCACCTTCTGCCCCCTGCTGCTGCTCGGCATCTGGTGGCGCAAGCTCACCGATGTCGGGGCGATGGCCGGACTGATCGTCGGCGGTGGGGCAGCGACCTTCGCCGTCGGTGCCACGATCGTGACCGGCTCCTCCACCACGGCAGCGGGGGCGTTCCTGGCGCAGCCGGCGGCTTGGACGGTGCCGCTGGCCTTCATCACCATGGTGGTCGTCTCGCTGCTCACCCCGAACCGGCGCCCGCGCGGTCTGTGGCGGACCATGGTGCGGCTGCACACGCCGGAGAACCTGGCCCTGAACCGGGGCAGCTGGGACCCGGAGCGGCGGTTCCGGCGCTGA